One region of Triticum aestivum cultivar Chinese Spring chromosome 6B, IWGSC CS RefSeq v2.1, whole genome shotgun sequence genomic DNA includes:
- the LOC123137181 gene encoding cellulose synthase A catalytic subunit 3 [UDP-forming] yields MCQICPDGLGTTMEGEVLTAFDVCRFLIYVHERKEGTQACLQRFCQLDRSAKRFCLLRPRPPRAAIARADEAGTQSCGEQQLTIVVRDRLSESRPWRRGVQSRQFLSRRFCWLWHCLNLGYWIAGAA; encoded by the exons ATGTGCCAGATCTGCCCCGACGGCCTGGGCACCACGATGGAAGGCGAGGTCCTCACCGCCTTCGACGTCTGCCGCTTCCTGATCTACGTGCACGAGCGCAAGGAGGGCACCCAGGCCTGCCTCCAGCGCTTCTGCCAACTCGACCGCAGCGCAAAGCGCTTCTGCCTGCTCCGCCCCCGCCCGCCCCGGGCCGCCA TAGCACGTGCCGACGAAGCAGGAACACAGAGTTGCGGAGAGCAGCAGCTCACAATCGTGGTCAGGGACCGACTGTCCGAGAGTAGACCGTGGAGACGTGGAGTTCAGTCCAGGCAGTTCCTT TCGCGTAGATTTTGCTGGTTGTGGCATTGCTTGAATTTGGGTTATTGGATAGCTGGAGCTGCGTAG